Sequence from the Cucurbita pepo subsp. pepo cultivar mu-cu-16 chromosome LG02, ASM280686v2, whole genome shotgun sequence genome:
TAaagtgaatatatatatattttttatgtttttatccATTTTCATAACTAAATcgtgaaaatataaatagatacGAATTATTATATGATGTTCATCGTCCATTACCAGGCCTTCAATCTACTACACTCAGCTTTACCGAACCCAACTCTCTTATTGGCCAGATCGTACTCCACCCACATATTCTTTTGATGAACGATCCCGATTATATTACTCTCAGTCACAAGTCTATCTGACCGTCCAATCCCCACACACTTCACCCCTTTTTCCACTTCCGTCAATAACCCTTCTCCTTTCCCGACCAATATCTCCACCCCATTCTCAAACTTGAACCACATGTTGCCAATTCTCCGACCCACCACCGCCGCCTCTGCGCCGTCAAAACACATGTCAACGGCAGCAAATTCATATGCTTTCTTCATCATGGGCCCCACTAATCTCACTATCTCTGCTCTAACCTTGCTGTAAGCTTCATCTACCAAATACGTCAAATCCGAGCCGGAGTCGATCATGGTCTGACCGGCGCCAGATGGGTCCGGTTTGAAAACGGCCCGCGAGATGTTGAGGTGGTTTTTGCCTATTCTAATCCCCTTCATTGGGAGGGTGTAGGCCAACTTGTCAAGATTCGGGGAGCGTCGACTTTTGgagaaagtcaacattttgacgtATTTGAATTTACCCGAATTCGGGTTGTCTCCGAGGTAGAACAACCCGGTTGGATCCGACCCGATTCGATCCGGGACACAATAGGAAAACTTGGATATTCTGGCCTGGGAAATGAAGGAGAGGCGTCCCTTATTCATTCCCAACATACCCCTGTTTTCAGTGGAGGCCGTAGCGCAGCCGAGAACGAGGGAGCGGGTAGTTAAGGAATTAGAGAATGTGATTTTTTCAGTGACGAGATTACCTTCAGCCAAGGTCCCATCGGCGTAGAAGTAGGAGTAGTGGCAGCGGCGATATCGATCACAAGAGGTAGGAAGGGTAAAATCGAGAATTCGGGGTTTGCAGATAGAGTTGTTGCAGGGGAGGTGAGAGAAAGTGGAGGAGAGATAAGGGTCAAATCGATTAATCACTGATTCTGTCCTCCTCCTTACTTTGCCGTAGCATTGAACCCAAGAGAGTTGGCTGCCGGTGTCTAGCACCATGTCCATCGGCTGCGGCGGCGACCCAATGGAGAAAGAGACCACCAGGGCGTTGGAGTATTTGAAGGGGAGCTTCGCCGAGTCCAGGGGTGAGGTTTTGGAGGAGAGGGAAAAGGAGGGTTCTTGGGATAGAGGAAGGGAGGTGAgagggaaggagagagagagggagttTGATGGGgagaataagagagagagtagGGCCAcaaagaggaggagagagagaggcatgATTATGGGTTTCCGATGGTTTCGACGTTGGATACGGCACAATCGAATCCAAATACaccgaaacaaataaaagaacagCTTACAACCTTAAACAATGTTTTTCTATTCGCTCCGTTGTTGTCTCGATATATTTTGACAGTGGATTATATCCAATGtgttttttggaattttttgaCAGTGGATTATATCCAAAGTGTTTTTGGAATGAACTACCGTTGGAATTATATAGGGAGAgagcataaaataaaataagaattgaATTCAAAAACCCTATTTTAAGATAGTATACAAATAAGCGACCAAGTTTAGTTTAGTTTGACTGCGTGTGGTAGAAATTCTAGGACAGGAGGGAGCTGAgaataaaatgatttatttttagtttctctTTAAATAGGATTTGaatatgtaaataatttttttagtttagaattacaatattatattaaatgaattgaattaaGTTACCCTGTGAgtggaagttttttttttactaataatGTGATCGTAGATTTAACCTATATGAGTTTGGGAGTCCGTTTCGAAACTAAACCTCGAGAAATTTAGTGACGGCTTAGGTCAACTGATTAAGTGGGTTTACTATTGGATTGATTGGATGAATTGTATGAAATATGAACGATGTGTGCTCTGTGACCCCCAACCGTGTCATGCTTTGTGACTGTTTGTCGTGTATGATTTTATGTTATGCTGTTGACgaaagttgttttttattatgtgTGATACCATGCGATGTATATGTTCTGTTACATGTCTTTATATTATACCTTATGTCTGCACACTAATATTAGCATATGCTCTTCATATTGTTTAGTCATGTATGTTATTCATGAAACttatgtttatgaaagaaCGAAGGTACGACCCACGTCATACGTATATTTCATGGTTTAAAGTTGTGGGGacttcatgcattttgtgtgtcaTGTGCGTCAAGATACTTCGCACTTGTGATGAGTACGAATGCATATAATACAATATTGTGTACACCATCTGTGACTTTTTCAGCCGTGCGAGTGTGCACTAGTCAAAAACCTAGTTCaggggtacgtatacgagTCTACCTCGGGGTCCATGTGCACGAGTGTATACCATGTATAGAGAAGTAGTATACATCCACCCTGCCTGAACTAGAAAGTGAGACCAACGTCATGATGATAATGAAATGATAGGTCCGAACATGATTGAATGTATTTGCATTTTCTGACctaaaaaatagggttacttacgaatatttttaaatactcaagccacgtgttattttttcaagtaaaggtaagacacCCCTGTAAGGATGACGGTGTCGCTACGAAAACCATGGAATCGAATCTAGGATAGCGATACTTATGTTTATATTGAAGCCCTTAAGTTACATCATAGAATTTTCGTTAATTGAAATGGATTTTACGAACGTTTAAGTTCATGATATCGTTTACGAAatgtttttaatgaatttgttAACACATTATAGACCGAGGAAGTGTTTTAATACTCATATACTTCAGAAAAAGGaaccaattaattaatatttattttctaatgaGTCATCAGGCACAAAAAGAgatcaataataataagtatttattttcccatattacaacaaattttgttttattttaacaaaatttgaaaatataaatacatacataaaattattgttatgatTGTATGAAACTCACGGTTCATCGTCATGCCTTCAATCCACTACACTCAGCTCCACCGAATCCAACTCTCTTATTGGTAAAATCATACTCCACCCACATATTCTGCTGATGAACGTTACCGATTATATTACTCCCAGTCCCAAGCCTATCTGACCGTCCGATTCCTATGCACTTCACCCCTTTTTCGACTTCGGTTAATAACCCTTCCCCTTTCCCGACCAATATCTCCACTCCATTCTCAAACTCGAACCACATGTCGCCAATCCCCTGCCCGGCTGCAGCCGCCACTGCACCGTCGAAACACATGTCGGCAACGGAGGCGTATTCGTATCCTTTCTTCATCATGGGCCCCACTAATCTCACTATCTCTGCTCTAACCTTGTTGTAAGCTTCATCTACCAAATACGTCAAATCCGAGCCGGAATCGATCATGGTCTGACCGGACCCAGATGGGTCCGGTTTAAAAACGGTTGGGGAAATGTTGAGTTGGTTTTTGGCTATTCTTATTCCCTTCATTGGGAGGGTATAGGCCAGTTTGTCAAGATTTGGGGCGCGTTGACTTTGGGGAAAAGTCAACATGTTGACGTATTTGAATTTACCTGAATTCGGGTTGTCTCCAAGGTAGAACAACCCGGTTGGATCCGACCCGCTTCGACCGGGGATGCAATATGAAAACTTGGATATTTTAGCCTGGGAGATGAAAGAAAGGCGTCCAGTATTCATTCCCAAAATACCCCTATTTTCGGTGGAAGCCTTAGCGCAGCCGAGAATGATGGAAGGGGTAATTAAGGAATTAGAGAAGGTGAATTTTTCAGTGACGAGATTACCCTCGGCCAAGGTCCCATCGGCATAGAAGTAGGAGTAGTGGCAGAGGCGACGTTGGTCACAAGAAGTGGGAAGGGTAAAATCGGGAATTTGAGGTATGCAGAGAGAGGTGTTAcaaggaaggagagagaaagaggaggagCGAGAAGGGTCAAACATGGTAATTCCTGGCTTCACTAATTTTCCATTTACCTCGCCGCGACATTGAGTCCAGGACAGTTGGCTGCCGGTGTCTAGGACCATGTCCATCGGCTGCGGCGGCGTTCCCATCGGAAGAGAGACGACAAGGGCATTGGAGTATTTGAAGGGGAGCTTGGCGGAGGCAGAGGATGAGGAAAGGGAGGGCTTTTGGGAGAGAGAATGGGAGGTGAGAGAGAGGGAGTTTGATggggagaagaagagagagaatagGGAGAGAAAGTGGAGAAAGAGAGGCATGATTATGGGTTCGTAAGAGTTTCGACGTTGGATACGACGCACGATCGAAATACAccgaaacaaaaaagaacagtTTGATAGGAGAGTTTCTTGAGTTACTATCTCGATATATTTCGATCGTGCGTCATATCCAACGTATTTTTGGAAGGAGGTGGTGTTCGGattatatagagagagagcaTAATTAAACGTACGGTGGAGAACTTAAAATCCTATTACAAGGTAGTATAAATCAAGAACGTTGTAGTTTTAACAATGTGTGGTAGAAGTTTGAAGATCACCACCGAgaataaaattgtttgtttttagtttGACCGTACATGTGATAGATTCAATGAATTCAATTAAGTTGACGGTTATCAACAGAGTGAAATCCTTgtctaataataatatgatagtAGATTTAATCTCGATGAGTAGGATCAAACCTTAATGATGTTGGGAGCCAGTTTCAGAACTAAACCTCGATGAGTAGGATCAAACGAATATCAACTTAGAAATTTTAGTGATTGCTTGGGCTAACCAAGTTAGTGGTTTAATTATTGGATTGGTTGGATGAACGGTATGAAGTATGAACAACATTCTATGCTCCTTACACGTGTCGTATTTGTGACTATTTGACGTGTGTggtgttatgttatgttataacgAAAGTTGCGTTATGTTATGTGGGATACCATTAGACATACGTGTTATGTTATGTATCTTGTGATTACTTCGATGTTGTATGATGCATGATTCCTCTATACGTTATGCcatgtgtcatggtcatgcttgtACAAGGTGTGTTGCATATGGTTGCATGGCAGATGTCTCAATCTTGGTTATCCACCCTGGTTGCATGGTTGCATGGCAGATGTCTCAATCCTGGTTGCATATGGTTGCATGTTGTCCCTGGTTATTGCATGGCAGATGTAGATGTATCAATCTTGGTTATCCACCCTGGTTGCATGGTTGCATGGCAGATGTCTCAATCCTGGTTGCATATGGAATCCTGGTTGCATATGGTTGCATGTTGTTGTCCCTGGTTACATGTTCCTGGTTGCATATGGTTGCATGTTGTTGTCCCTGGTTACATGTTCCTGGTTGCATAAGCCTTTACTTCACTTCGCTTATAGTCATGTAACGTTGTTTTCACTTATAGTCACGTAACGTTGTTTTCACTTATAGTCATGTAACAAGTCATGTaacgttttctttttaacgttgttttcttccattttcaaatcattttcaaatatatttcttcattcaCATATTCTAAATCTTTTGCAAAGTGCGATTGTACACTTGTTCTAACGAAGCAAACAAGTCAGTTGTGAGAAATTTGGACGTCAAGTGCAATGGTGACATCATGCacgagtgcgattgtgacatcATGCACGATATAGTTAGTGTGTTCtctttaaaattgagaaatattgttaagccatgtatgttataGTATCATCCAAAAGAAAGTGCATCTTGTTGAAGAGATGTAGTCTCGGTTCATTTATGTACCCCtcatttactcgagtgtcacagCTATTCACGAAAgttatatttatgaaagaaCGAAGGTAAGACCCGCATCAAACTTATATGTCATGATTTAAAGTTTTGTGAACTTTGTGTGTCCCGTGCATCAAGATACTTCTCCcttatgatgagtatggatGCATATATTACGATAAtatgtatgtcatgttatTATGCACGCTCCTTTCCTTCTACAAATTTTCCTGAAGCATGATTGTATGCTCGTTGAAGAAAGGTAGGTCTATGGGTACATATACGAGCCCGCCTAATGGTTTATATAGGTGTACGTGAATCTACTTTAAGGTCTACCATGTGCACGTGTTTTAAGTTCATTGAAATAGATTTTACGAACATTTAAGTTcatgatataattttttccGCACTTTATAAATAACCATACATGTAGTGACGAATTGGgagagaaattaattattcttattaataCTCATATacttaatataattatatacaCACCATCGCAATGAAATATATGATTGTATGAATCTTCACCGTCTATGGTCATGCCTTCAATCCACTACACAGAGCTCCACCAAACCCAACTCTCTTATTGGCCAAATCGTACTCCACCCACATATTCTGCTGATGAACATTTCCGATCATATTACTCTCAGTTCCAAGCCTACCTGACCGTCCGATCCCCACACACTTCACCCCTTTTTCCACAACCGTCAATAACCCTTCCCCTTTCCCAACCAATATCTCCACCCCATTCTCAAACTGAAACCACATGTCACCAATTCTCGACcctgccgccgccgccattgCACTGTCGAAACACATGTCGGCGACGGAGGCGTATTCATATCCTTTCTTCATCATGGGCCCCACTAATCTCACGATCTCTGCTTTAACTTTGTTGTAGGCTTCATCTACCAAGTAAGTCAACTCTGAGCCGGAATCAATCATGGTCTGACCGGACCCAGTTGGGTCTGGTTTAAAAACGGCCGGAGAGATTTTGAGTTGGACTCTGCCGATTCTTATCCCCTTCATTGGGAGGGTGTAGGCCAATTTGTCAAGATTCGGGGAGTTTTGACTTTCGGGAAAAGTCAACATGTTGACATATTTGAATTTACCCGAATTCGGGTTGTCTCCAAGGTAGAACAACCCGGTTAGATCTGACCTGCTTCGACCCGGGATACAATAGGAAAACTTGGATATTTTGGCCTGAGAGATGAAGGAGAGGTGTCCGGTATTCATTCCCAAAATACCCCTATTTTCGGCGGAGGGCTTAACGCAGCCGATAGCGATGGGAGAGGCGGTGAAGGAGAATTTTTCAGTGACGAGATTACCCTCGGCCAAGGTCCCATCGGCGTAGAAGTAGGAGTAGTGGCAGTGGCGACGTGGGTCACAGGAAGTGGGAAGGGTAAAATCGGGAATTCGAGGTTTGCAGAGAGAGCTGTTACATGGGAGGAAAGAGAAagtggaggagagagaagggtTAAACCACTTAATTCCGGGTTTAACTGATTTTCCGTTAACTTTGCCGTGGCATTGAATCCAAGAGAGTTGGCTGCCGGTGTCTAGGACCATGTCCATCAGCTGCGGCGGCGTTCCCATCGGAAGGGAGACGACCAGGGCATTGGAGTATTTGAAAGGGAGCTTGGCGGGTGGTTTGGATGCGGCTTTGGAGTAGAGGGAAGGGTATAATGGAGAAATTGAGGGTTCTTCGGAGAGAGAACGGGAGGTGAGAGGGaaggagagagggagggagttTGATGGGgagaataagagagagaatagGCCCacaaagaggagagagagagacatgATTATGGGTTTGACGTTGAGAGACACGATCCAAATACaccgaaacaaataaaaaacttaaacaAAAACGAACGAAGAAACCTTAAACAATATTctgttctttttgttgttgtctCGATGTATTTTGATCGGGTGTCACACCCAACGTGTTTTTGGACGGAAGGTGGTGTCGGGGTTATATAGAGAGAGTAAAaatggaggagagagagagtataATTGAATGTACGgtagagaatttaaaaatccTATTTCAAGGTAGCATACAAATCGGAACTAGTTTTAGTTTGAACAAATGTGTGGTAGAAAGTTGAAGATGACAGCGaataaaatgatttgtttttagtttgaCTAAccgaatttaaatatgtaattatttagttttagaagtatgatattaaattatttgaattaagttCATAGTGATAAACGGAGTGAAATCTTTGTTTAACAATAATATGTTCGTTGATTTAACCTCTATGAGGTGGGTGAGTCGGTCTTTACACTAAATCTTAACATGAGTATGATCAAACTAATATTGgcttaaaaaatttagtgacTGCTCAGACCAATTAAGTAAGTGgttggttggatgaattgtagGAAGTATGAACAACATATGCTCTATGCCTCGTAATTGTGACTGTTTGATGTGTATGGTGTAATGTTATATGTGACGTTAAATTAATAGAGAGGGGTcatttcccttttatttttgtcccactttttcattaataataataataataattattattattattattattattattattattatctcttATCGCTTCAATTGgcgttttttttaaattaattgaagtaattaatttatttatgagcaattttttttccaaaaaaaattgagattttattcatattatcttttaaatgaGTGATTTACATAATTGATGTGTAATTAATACAAAAGGTTAGTTTAATAGGTGGAAATTAATACCACTTAAATTCGGTAGGTTccattttttaactttgaggCATATATCTTTaacgtgtctattagagaTAGGTTTCAAAACGGTGTGTTTCATAcccctttccaaccaactGTCTCTgaacccaccactaacaaatattgtctggcACACAATCCGGTGTTAGGCTCCGATGCAATTTGTAACCAACCGTCTCTgaacccaccactaacaaatattgtctggcACACCATCCGGTGTTAGGCTTCGATGCAATTTGTAATCAACTGTCTCTgaacccaccactaacaaatattgtccgttttagcctAGCCGTcggcctcacgattttaaacgCGACTGCTTGGGAGTAGtattcacacccttataaaaatatgttttgtttccctcatCAACGGGTATGGGATCTTAGATAGTGTCCTATCCTGCAGAATGCAACAAAATCCCGTATTCTTACCATTTCAATATCGTGCAAGGAACATTACTTCCACTAGTTCCTTTCAATTCTCATATGATGGTGATCAATCTGATCCCAATATCCTGCCTTCCAAACCTATTCCAAAGATTCCAAACCTATTCCAAAGATAGCATACAGATCTTACACAACTCCTAATAGGAAGACTGAACTATCAAAGGTTTGGTTTTCCGGTTTTCCGATATAGTGCTTTCATCTTTCACTTCTGCTCTATCTTATTAACTTCTGTCTGAGTCATAGAACTTCAATTGAGGCTTTCTAATCCGTGCTTGATCATACCATCACCGACTCAAAATGAGCTCCCCAAACAGGAGAGACTAAATCGAAGTATCAGTGTTTTTCCAGAGTTATGAATATAGAAATATATAGAGATGAAGAGAGGTATCTTTTATAAGAGAAATGTTGAAGAACCAAACTTCAAACGCCATGGTTTCAAAGAAAAGGTTTCCCATTGCGAAACATGTTACAGTGAAACAAATAAAGGGTGGTCACTTTTATTAGAAGCTTACTTGAAGGCGTTCCAGATATCTGGTCTAACAAGAGAAGCCCCTTGCAGACAACTATGATATTTATAAAgcaaataattaagaaaaataatgaagaaaatctCACTTTTTAGCCAGTAATGAACTGCATTGTGCCATGATCTTTGATGCCCTTGTAATGGCATCAGTCATGTAGAAGTTTTCTATGGTGCTGCCAAAATCAACCATTTCCATCTTCTCGGTGCTTTCGGGCTTAATCGAAGCAGAAAATGTAGCTGCCTCTCTTTCGTCTACCTGCAAGAGGTTTGGGGCCACGGTCTTTATCCGGGACCTTATCGCTCCGAGGGAATCGTATGGCAATCGCAGACCAGCAACCTCGGAGAGAGCACGAATGATCTTCCAATCTTCTCGTGCATCGCCAACTGTTGGCACTGCAGGCAATGTTTGTTGGGTGCAACCTTCGGTGTTTTCGTAGGTTCCTTCCTTTTCGCTGAAAGCTGCTGCAGGGAGAATTACGTTAGCTCGATAGACACCCTTGTCGCCGTGGTGTCCTTGGTAAACCACAAAAGCATCCTTTCGGACCTTCTCGAAGTCCACATCATCGGCTCCCATCAAATACAAAAACTTAGCAGACTCAACGCTATTTATTGATTCTGGCACAAGTCCGAGGTCGAGAGCTGCAGCTTGGGAAGCATTCAAAAGCAATACGTTGTAACCATTCCAATCAGGTCTGACcacattattttgtttggCAATGTTTTCAACTACAGAAAAGATTGCATCTTTGTCCTTTCTTTCGAAAAGTCCAGCACCAACAATGATAGCTGGATTTTTGGCGTTTTTGAGGATCGAGCAGAAGGGATGGCGACCCTCGGCTATGTCAACAAGCGCCTGAGGTCCAGTCCCGAGGTGCTGATGATCATAGTTGAAATCTGTCGGCGGGCCAACATAACCGACTTTAGCGTGAGTTGCTCTTACAGTCTTTCGGATTCTTGCATTCACCATAGCAGCTTCAACCCTTGGCTGGCAGAGTTTAGTTTGAAATAGTAAGGGGcaaaaaatgataatagaACATATAAGAACACAAATCCAACACGATCTCATCAGACTATAATCCACAAGCGTTTATACGAGATCTAAGCGCATCATAAGTCAGTGAGAATGAAAACCGACGAACGAAATTCATTGAAATGATCAGAAATATATTAAGAGTAAGCTAAGGAGATCAGAAGAAGACTAATTTGATTCCCATTGACActgaaagaagagagaatgaAATAGAAGTACCTGAGTGCCTATCAAAAGAAAGACATCTGCCTTCTCTAGACCAGCAATACCGCTATTCATGATATACCCGGAACGCAGGTCTGCGTTCGGTTGTGGTCCGTTTCCTTCACACCATACATTATTGGATCCCAACCTATTTAAGAGATCTTTCAAAGCAATCATGGACTCTGCATCAGACAGTTTACCAGCAATTCCGACGATTTCCTCGGGTTTAACCTGATGGGCAGCTTCAGCAACCACAGCAAGGGCATCGCGCCAGCTGACAGCCTTAAAGCGTCCATCAGCACCACGGATCATTGGGTCATTCAATCTCTGTCTCTTGAGACCGTCGTAACAAAAGCGAGTCTTGTCTGATATCCATTCTTCGTTAATATCCTGGAAATGGTAAAGGTGATCAAGTCAAGCTGCCCCTTGTTCCTTCAATACGAATGATGAATCTACAGAGTTTTATAGGTCAAAGCTTCGACGAAGTTTGTACGTTGAAAAATTGTCAAAATTCGTACGCTCGGTAACTTATTGGGAgtaatcatttaaaacatgCTATGAATGTGGTTCGACTTTCTAACGAATATTGAAATCCAACATAACAGATGTACACATCATTTCAGAAgcaattctttaaaataactaCGTAGACATGAGAGATCTCAAAACGTACCTCATTTAATCGAGGCACGATACGCATAACCTCAGGACCTCGACTATCGATACGAATGTTGGATCCAACTGCATCAGTAACATCGATGCTCTCGGTACCCTTCAATTCCCAATTCCTGGCTTTAAAAGCAAAAGGTTTTGACGTCAATGCGCCCACGGGACAAATATCAATGACATTCCCTGATAGCTCACTAGTCATTAGCTTTTCAACATAAGTCCCAATTTCTTCACCGCTACCACGACCTAACATGCCAAGATCCTGAACCCCAGCAACCTCTGTAGCAAATCTTACACACCTGCAGGGTAATGGATATCCTTCAGATTAGGTATTTTCGTAAAGATATAACGGTTAGACAAATTACAGAAAAAAGCCGAACGACTAGAGCAGCATTTGATAAACATTAATGAATAAGGCATCCACCAAACAATGAAAACCAATAGCTACTTTAACCTTCCATTAGAAAAACGATCATTACAATCTTAACCGAAATAATAGTCCGTATCATACATGCCTACAAAAACGTTTAGCAAAACCAAGGTACGAATTTCATATTAGATCGAGCGTTACTGATCCAGTCCTTGATGTCACTAACAAGTTCATAATTCCAACGTAGGTGTTCGAATTTTAAAAGCCATAGAAACTTTGTAAGTTAGGACTATATAACGGTGTTCCT
This genomic interval carries:
- the LOC111789363 gene encoding aspartic proteinase PCS1-like, which encodes MPLFLHFLSLFSLFFSPSNSLSLTSHSLSQKPSLSSSSASAKLPFKYSNALVVSLPMGTPPQPMDMVLDTGSQLSWTQCRGEVNGKLVKPGITMFDPSRSSSFSLLPCNTSLCIPQIPDFTLPTSCDQRRLCHYSYFYADGTLAEGNLVTEKFTFSNSLITPSIILGCAKASTENRGILGMNTGRLSFISQAKISKFSYCIPGRSGSDPTGLFYLGDNPNSGKFKYVNMLTFPQSQRAPNLDKLAYTLPMKGIRIAKNQLNISPTVFKPDPSGSGQTMIDSGSDLTYLVDEAYNKVRAEIVRLVGPMMKKGYEYASVADMCFDGAVAAAAGQGIGDMWFEFENGVEILVGKGEGLLTEVEKGVKCIGIGRSDRLGTGSNIIGNVHQQNMWVEYDFTNKRVGFGGAECSGLKA
- the LOC111788783 gene encoding aspartic proteinase PCS1-like; the encoded protein is MPLSLLLFVALLSLLFSPSNSLSLSFPLTSLPLSQEPSFSLSSKTSPLDSAKLPFKYSNALVVSFSIGSPPQPMDMVLDTGSQLSWVQCYGKVRRRTESVINRFDPYLSSTFSHLPCNNSICKPRILDFTLPTSCDRYRRCHYSYFYADGTLAEGNLVTEKITFSNSLTTRSLVLGCATASTENRGMLGMNKGRLSFISQARISKFSYCVPDRIGSDPTGLFYLGDNPNSGKFKYVKMLTFSKSRRSPNLDKLAYTLPMKGIRIGKNHLNISRAVFKPDPSGAGQTMIDSGSDLTYLVDEAYSKVRAEIVRLVGPMMKKAYEFAAVDMCFDGAEAAVVGRRIGNMWFKFENGVEILVGKGEGLLTEVEKGVKCVGIGRSDRLVTESNIIGIVHQKNMWVEYDLANKRVGFGKAECSRLKAW
- the LOC111789286 gene encoding aspartic proteinase PCS1-like; its protein translation is MSLSLLFVGLFSLLFSPSNSLPLSFPLTSRSLSEEPSISPLYPSLYSKAASKPPAKLPFKYSNALVVSLPMGTPPQLMDMVLDTGSQLSWIQCHGKVNGKSVKPGIKWFNPSLSSTFSFLPCNSSLCKPRIPDFTLPTSCDPRRHCHYSYFYADGTLAEGNLVTEKFSFTASPIAIGCVKPSAENRGILGMNTGHLSFISQAKISKFSYCIPGRSRSDLTGLFYLGDNPNSGKFKYVNMLTFPESQNSPNLDKLAYTLPMKGIRIGRVQLKISPAVFKPDPTGSGQTMIDSGSELTYLVDEAYNKVKAEIVRLVGPMMKKGYEYASVADMCFDSAMAAAAGSRIGDMWFQFENGVEILVGKGEGLLTVVEKGVKCVGIGRSGRLGTESNMIGNVHQQNMWVEYDLANKRVGFGGALCSGLKA
- the LOC111788738 gene encoding NADH dehydrogenase [ubiquinone] iron-sulfur protein 1, mitochondrial, whose product is MGLGSLASRVVRPSSRLLSSQNPRNLVHFRPIVSTSELHNADAASAAQAQADPAPPPPPRTPVGGARVHFSSPEDAIEVFVDGYPVKIPKGMTVLQACEIAGVDIPRFCYHSRLSIAGNCRMCLVEVEKSPKPVASCAMPALPGMKIKTDTPLAKKAREGVMEFLLMNHPLDCPICDQGGECDLQDQSMAFGSDRGRFTDVKRSVVDKNLGPLVKTVMTRCIQCTRCVRFATEVAGVQDLGMLGRGSGEEIGTYVEKLMTSELSGNVIDICPVGALTSKPFAFKARNWELKGTESIDVTDAVGSNIRIDSRGPEVMRIVPRLNEDINEEWISDKTRFCYDGLKRQRLNDPMIRGADGRFKAVSWRDALAVVAEAAHQVKPEEIVGIAGKLSDAESMIALKDLLNRLGSNNVWCEGNGPQPNADLRSGYIMNSGIAGLEKADVFLLIGTQPRVEAAMVNARIRKTVRATHAKVGYVGPPTDFNYDHQHLGTGPQALVDIAEGRHPFCSILKNAKNPAIIVGAGLFERKDKDAIFSVVENIAKQNNVVRPDWNGYNVLLLNASQAAALDLGLVPESINSVESAKFLYLMGADDVDFEKVRKDAFVVYQGHHGDKGVYRANVILPAAAFSEKEGTYENTEGCTQQTLPAVPTVGDAREDWKIIRALSEVAGLRLPYDSLGAIRSRIKTVAPNLLQVDEREAATFSASIKPESTEKMEMVDFGSTIENFYMTDAITRASKIMAQCSSLLAKK